TACGTAATTCTTCTAAGTCATTTATCGGCGAGGGGTACACTagacttttttttaaatatctccATAAGTAAGTCAATCATGATGCTagcaaacaaaaatgtttatatctcagAAACGGTTGACCTTTCGACCTATGTTTACTAAAGCTTTTTTACTCAGTACAAtccatataaatataatattgaatggttataaatataaatattgaatggtTTTTTTTTAACACCCGTATGTCCATAAAATCCGATGCTGTATAATAAAATCATGCTAGACGAAGAATTTTTCGTAAACTATAGGGTAAAAAATGTACGCTACGACTCGTTTTGGACTTTGATGGATGTTTAGAACCACTTGAAAGAGGATACATTAAAGACTAAATATACTAGTATGTTCGAAAAATTCTCTTCTACCTTTCACACACACGCAATATAAGTTCGAACTTTCTAATATACTTAGTTTTTACGCAATGCCACTTTTTTTCTGAAAATAGTGCTATTACACCGAAATTCACGTTTTTCGAAAACTGAACATTTTTTCTTTTGGATTCATCTTTTTGATAACAAACTCTACAAGGATCACCCACCGGTTAGTGTAAATCAAAGTTCTTGTTGCACAATTATTCCATCTCTCTATATTTCCACATCTTACTTGCACTATTCATTTTTTACTTTGTCTTCTTTGTCTTTACGTAAACAAGTGAGTTGACAAGTGAGTCAAGTTCCTCTTTTTACAATTGTAAAACTTGGACTTTCGTGTGATGTCGATCaaaaaattaaatacaaaatgtaaCATTATTGTAACAAGATAAAGCGAAAGAATAGTAATTATGCCATTATAActttaaataaaatcaatatCCTTTTCACTAGTAAACAAACAGTAACGTAAGGAATAATGAAGTGAATACCACTTCTTTGTGACAAAATCATTTATTAATAATCATAAGTTATACAGACGTTATTTTTAATACACTACAACTAGAAGTGATGGAAATTTCGGATATTCGAGTAGTTCAAAATTCGAACCGAACCGAGACTCGCTTTCCGAACTGATCCGAGAACTCGAATAACCGAGGAGCTCCGAAGAAACCGAAAACAGTAAATTCTgtccaattgttcctcagcttgtcaTAAATATTTGCCGTGacgcttgaataatcgtatctcctcttccaaaattgtccatttttgtttacaagctgagggactattagagagaatttactatagttcGAAGGAAATCGAACAGTTCGAAAGAAACCAAATGGTTTGAAAAGAATCGAACGGTTCGAAAGAGTGTCTTCAATGATCGGAGTAAGTAGATTATAAATTCCTACATTGTAAAGGGCAGGTACATCCACGTACCACAATTTACAAAACTTTAGCAAAATCGTAAAATCTTCCAGGGGCTGTAAAACTGTAGagtttataattgtcgacacaGCGCAATTAGTGATTTGAATAAATTGGAGAGGATTAAATACTTGAATTTATTTCAAGACTGTAGCATGTCCCAGTTACCAGAAACTGATACcactttattatataatttctgaCTTCTCTGAAGATTTTTTAGCTACATATATCGTTGTGGGCCATCGGGTACGAAAGGAAGAGGAGTGAGATTTTTGAATACTGGAAGTACTAAGCAGTGCCCCGAACGTTCGTCACAGTATACTAAACTAGCTAGAGCTAATTCTAAGCTAGAGTTCTTATACACCAACCCAGGTGATACCAGTACTGGCGATTTAatattgatcgatttgattttagacagcTATCAAGCGAGCAATTGGTCAAATATTGATCTGGcagcaaatattttatttacttgcTTCCTTCTTTTCTTACTTACTAAATGACATGAAagtaaaatttttaaatacggaTTACCTAAAGAGTATAACTCGTCCATTGTATCCATCGTGAagcataatataatatgtactaGCTTTGTCGTATGTTcatctttatatatatttaactcACAGTCATATTTTACAAAAACAAATGCTTCGAGTTCGTCAAAAAACGCATTTATTAGGATAAGTATGCGATTTTTCAATGAAGACGAACTTTGgcagagaaaataagaccttttacgccaataaattgagAACTTGAACTGTACCTATTATTCTTTAtcttgaatatttatttttcttaagATATTGAATCTCTAAAAGcacacaaatttcattaaaaagcgtaatGTAATGCATATATTACTGCtgttatgtatctattactgcgagccaaatactgcggacacTCCAATTACTGCGTGTCAAATACTgtggacgttccgattactgcaTGTCAAATACTGTAGACTAAATATTATTGCATGTAGAATAGTGCAAgtgaataatacaataatttaatcTACCTCCCGTATTACTCAGTAAAAATATATCAGGTAGGTATAATACGTAAAAATACATTATAtaacaatacaaaaatatatttatatttattttcattcatatattattatatacaataggTACTTCTTAtcattttttacataaaaatatatatttggcaACAgttatcttttaataatttaaataaaattattttaattaattgtttcttacAATGCTGCTTGCCTGTTCTGAAAATATACAATTTctgtatttatttcttcttgCTCCTTTATTTTAATATCACATTtgctataattttattttttttatccaATTCTACAATTTTTTCTTTTGAAGTCTTTCAATCTCCTTGACGATCTTCATCTGTTCTCAAAAATTTTGCTTTCTTATATCTTATTCTTGTTTGCTCCCTTATAACTCGCTGTTCTATCCGTTTCAGAAGTTATTCCTGCTtctgaatttttaatttttctttgttttttcaATGCTATCTCTTTGACTTTCCTATTTTTTTCTACCtcttttatttgaattattcgtTGGGCTCCAGATTCGCTGGCCTCCAGATATAATGAGAGGGGGTTTTATTTTAGACTTTGTATGTTTTATGTTTTTAAAAGGTTGTTATTAAGCCAAAATAAAAAATCTTTTACAGATTTTACTGATatttcagaagtatttgcaatattctgaaaaatttattttttataactgGTCATTAAGATGTCAGTACTCGGAATGCTTCCACCTCCTAACTACCGTCACAGCGCCTCGCTCCCCGCGTTGCTTTCACAGACGCGCAGCCCATGGAAGCAACGCGGGGAACGAAGCGCTGCGATAGTAGTTAGGAGGCGGAGCCCAATGTTGCGTTCCGAGCACTGACTTATGTATTCTGATTCATTATCATTACATCCGATTCATTATCAAGACTTATTTTTTTTATGCTTTTAGACTTTTAGACATAGAACTGTTAGACTTTTCTTCTAGGAGTATTGCATTAAAGTCTTCTGTAACCTGCACATGattgaaaaattaattgcaTCCTAATTTTTATGCTATTAGGCTAATACTAATTAAAATAGTTTTGTAATCAATACTTACATCGTCTATATTGCAAGATTCATCTATAGCTACAGTATTATTATCTTCGTTTCTAGTAACATCTTTCAGAGGTTCTTCAGTGGTTGTTACTAATAAGTGCTTAATCTGAATCTTTACCATTAAATTGATGATGTGTGGATAACAAACTGTTACAGCTTATTACATCTTCACTTAGAATATTCTCATTAATATCTAATTTCATAATAATTGATTATTCACGTCCAATTGCATTATCTATATACTTTGATACCAAAGTCATCTAAACTAGTGATCTTCTTttatgttaaaattgcaattgcAATTATCAAAGAATAAATTAGTATGCAGTATCCAACTACTAAAAATATAATACCAGactgatttaaaaaattttagtaTAATTTTTGATAGGCATACTGGTATTTTCGAAGTTGTCTTTAAAGTACacttttattgttaatatttacattttcaGAAACAGTTGCATCATCAAACTCTATCAGCTCATTAACCAACTGTGAATCAGTATCAACCACTTTTATTTTTATCTGGATGTGATAATTTGTACCAGATTTCAAAAAGGCTTTCATCTCTTGGCATCCCCTTCCAAATAGTACTGGTATTTAATCTAAATGATTGCAACTGGTGTATAGTTAATAGGCTTTCTAACACTTTTAAAGAATTTATATTATTGTGCACACTTTCAGATCCATTTTCTGGCGTAtgagatgaacaatttatttcCATCCGAGTAAAAAGCTTACTAAAATCTATGGCTTCAACGTCAAAAGGGTATAGTCCACATTTTTTAAATCCATTTTGCATAATGGTTTTAATATTAATGCAATTGAGAGTCTTGTTTAACAGTGGAGCAAATAGATATTTACGTATACCAATGCTTAAAGAATCTTTGCAATGtaatttatacgttttttgCCACTGTGCTTTTAATATTTTAGACAAATCTATTTTTAGAGGTTGCAATAGATTTGTAGTATTTGGATGTAATGCAATAAGTACAATTTCATTCTCTGAACAAAATTTGCTCAAATGTAATGTCATATGAGACAAATTACTATTAATGTATAAAATTATTGGACGCTTTATTCTTTTTTCAGTCAACCAAGGTTCAAAAACATTTGTAATGAATTCATAAAAGTTTTTAGCATGTATGCAGCCACTGTCTGAAAATCCAAATGCAAAATTGGAGGGAGTCATTTCTGCAGCATTATTTGGCAAAGATTTTTCATTAAAGAGAACAAAGGTTGGAGCAAGATCACCAGCAGCATTACTTGTAACCAAAACAGTGATGTTTTCTTTCTCATTATTATTGACAATGTTGTAAACATTTTTGCATTCTTTCGGTGCATTCAAAATAGGAGGTTTAGGACTTAAAGCCAGACCTATTTCATCACTACTGAAGATTCTGTTAGCTTCTATTGATAATAGATTTTGTTCTCTCAAATAgtttgaaacattttgaaaCCAGTTTCGTAAACTGTGCTCGGATACCTTAGCTCTATTTAAGGaaacattttctgtcattattaCTGCGATTTCCTCATGCCTCTTTAAAAATGAGTCGTACCAACTTCTTCCAGGTTTATTATCCCTAAActgatttttctttttcatgTTTTGGCATATCATTTGCACACTGTCAATTAATTGAGATCTTATTACTGGAAAACCTCTTTTAGAACATTCCAGGATCCAATCGACGagatctttttcttcttttgtatTCAGAACAGTTGCAGGTCCAGGTTTTTTGTCGGCATAAAGTCCTAATTTCTTCGCCCTTAAGGTCGACTCTGGAATATTATATTTCTGAGATATTTGTGCAATAGAGCTTCCTCCATGAATTTCTTGCAAGGCTAGCGCCACGTTTTCCTTAGGGTAGCATAACCTTacatttttccttttctttattTCGTTTGATATTTTTTGTTCTCTTCCCTTTGTCTTCTTCCTTTGTACTTttcccattttcttttaaatatacgcACACAGCTACAGTTCCCaagatcaagatattctcactatagcactttacaaattaggtataAGTACTCTACAATCAAGCGTGTTCGCATCGGCCCATCGAGAACTGCAGCGTACAGGTTAAGGTACACAGTTCAGTAAAGCACCGCAGTAATGTACACACGTACAAAAAACTAGCGCCAAATACTTTGTTAGTAAATAATTAAGGATAGATGATAATGACAGTGCGTATCGattttttatcaaagtaatgattactttatctaaaaataacgctaaaatgagtagtttattattaattatcaaaATATAAATGCTTTTCGAATCAGCATTCACAGCTGTCATTACGAGTATTTCATAAGATTTgacgttttcataagcttccgaatatcaaaagtcaataaatgaattaaaactgcgattgctgttacttgcatgtcataaattatcaatattaaacatataaaaaattatgagatccatttttagaagattacacattataaaatgttagattttattacttttataaaataccgcagagagagagagagagagtatttgGGGcgaccgcagtaatacctataCTTACCTTATGATGAGCGATTCTAATGTGATCGTTAGAATGCTAGTTTGTACGAATACCGTAACTCACAGCATAATTCGGTTTCTTTCGAACTATTCGATTTCTTCCGAATCGTTCGATTTTTTTCGAGCTATTCGAATTTTTCCGAACCGTTCGATCTTTTCTGAGACCTCTAATTACAAGATTACTATATACTATGCAGGGTGAGTTTCATAACATGACGACAtcagataatatttgttgtacaaaaaaatgtttcaggtaGAAGTTGTATGGCATATGATCAGGGGGATATTATATAGTGTTGTGAtcagttttatgttattttgcttttttatcaAGATATGAAGGTCACCTTCAATTTTTTGTAGATGACCTTCTGGGTGAAGGTGAACTGTTAATATTTCTTTTCAAAGTCGGCTAAAGCGTCGAATTCTacataaaaaagtattacaTAAACTGGTATCTAAGATACATAGTTACTGAGATATTAGCGAAAGTAGGAAGGAGAGAGTATGCTGTAGTTGAATGCATTTGCAACAAAGCATGATTCAGTAAGAGACAAATTTCATAAGATTGCCATAAGTAGACATTTCGAGAGCATCCCCACTCATTTATCTTAGTATACTAATCATTGAATTCAAACCATATTCGGACAGTACGAAAAGTACGAACGGTTAGTAAACAACGTTATTCTCAGTCACATTTTGGAAATGATCACATTCAGTGAGATCGGGCCGACTAATCCGTTTGAATCAAATTAACATCGCAGATTCCGCGAGTTCGGCTAACGAGCAGTAACACTTAGATAACTACAGATTCAACTTAAATATCAATTACAACGGATTTGATTCTTGTAATATACAATTTTAGTCAAAACGTAAAttgaataaaagtttattttAACGCATCATTCAGATTCAGCAATTTTGAATTTATCGTTTTCCGAACGATGCAATCTTATCCAGGGATCTTAACCGCCACTCAACCCTAAGAATAACCCGGTTAACCAAGGCGGGTTACAGTAACCCACAGTAATCCGCGGGATAGTGGCTTCCAAGTCGTCCAGAGAGCGGGTAACATAATCCAATCAATAACCCGGCTACTACAGGTAGATTAGTATTATTAGGCAAATATaagagccgtttattttgaaagtggcataagtcactttgtttttaagttgatatatttaagggtttgcgttttaacacgtttaaaaatatggatgctaactttcgagaagatttacttgtatttgttatctcaggatactgatatttttctcagtataaataatttcgtataaacattaaaaaatcaccacttttcattacggtaaagtgacttatgccactttcaaaataaaccggGTTCGGTTCTGTGTAATCTGTAAGAGCGACAGTTAGTAACCCGATTAATCCGTTCTTGAAATCGGTTGCAGTTATGGAATAAAACTACGAGAAGAATTGTTGAGTTTACTAATCTTTTTTACTTTGATTAGATAAATGTTGCCATCGAATTGTATTGAAATATTCTACAAATGTGCCGTCCATCGACGTGTTGAAACGTGTTATATTCTAAATTGCAACTGTTTTAGAAGGAAATTTTCTTGTGTTTTATTGCTGTCGACAGTCTTGTCTTGTTCAGTTGCAGAAGAAGCACGCTTTATATTCTTCAGTCGCCAGATTGTGTAACTAGTTGATACgattaataatttcattttacaatcttttttgttttgttatataatattatgtacagTGGAATATCCTGTTCGTCATTACTTCTCATTTAATATGAATGAAGATAAATCTGATAAGATTAACAGAAAgttatttttaatttgtaaagttCAAGCCATCATTCTATCAAATCGACGTGCGTTACAAAAAGTAACACGTTTCAGTTTTTTTATGAAGATTGCGAATTAGACTTTATACATAAGAACAGTAGTACATTTCAATTTTTGCATCGAATGGTAGCATTTTTTTGTATGTAGCGACGAAGTCTAACATTGTGCTTTTCGATGCGAAAACTGGTACATGTTTGCCGCGTAAACTGGCCCGGATCATTATTAGCTGTGAAAAATAACATGTTTCATTCCTTGCTGTGAAAAATAGCTTGTTTTATTCTTTGCCGCAAAGAATGttgcattaaataaattaatataataggtTGCTTACAATTATAATATCGTAAACATCAAACAATAAATTGTTTGAACTAaagtaattttaaaaaatggatGCGATTATAAACAGATATGAACAAATTCTCTAATGAATAATATTctgataaaattttatatatatatatatatatatatatatattctcttaGGATGCATTAACCCGTTATAAGAGCGAATTAACCGGGTTAACGAAACTTCTACGCATTGGTTAACTCGGTTACGTAGATTACTCTAGAAATCTGAGAGCGGTACCGTGTTCGGGTTAGGATCCCTGATATTATGTCCCACTTGGGTTTTTTGTATCAACATTATGATGCTACTCCTGGTAACAATTTTCCAACCACACGCAATGATATGAAATTAACAGTAAATATCAAATTGTATTTTATGTAATAGAGTAGAGATAAAACACATGCTATCGTCAAATTTATTTAGTATAATACGAAAACACATGAAATAATTATGACATTTGTTTAGTAAACACTAAAAACGTAACGGATAATTGTTTGGAAACAATTTAGTCACGGCCAGCAATTTAGTATCGTGGCGTTGAATTTAGTAACATATATGTGAACATTTATTgcaaatctggccaccgcgaaagtggcgcagatatgtttcctcgccagatctggcatacacaagaaatttagtacccaccccccgacggaacacctacgaggggtccgaacgtgggtaaaccaACGCCTTCTCTTATCGGTCATTAGgccgggtacggaagacccagtcttaactccgcgtccgtgtaaggagttttgtggtttgctttgcccccaaagtgccacacgacagcaattgtaCAGCGTGTCAGGCTAGGGGGCAATATATGTGAACATTAGTATTTACAACAATCTAGTCAAGTTGCACTAATCTGGACAATTCTTTATAtactaaacaatttttaatagtaGGAGGAATTCGCCTATTACCTGACAGCACCATATACCGGACAGTAATTATAATCATAAGGTCGGAAACTTTTGTAAAACAATGACACCGCGAAAATTAAGGTGagaataaaacaaacaacaGAAAAGATCGGTACATGTCAAAAAAGTGAATTTATTGTTGCGTTCAACTGCAAGTAAGTATATCACAAATCAGCCATcagccccccccctccccccgggaTTGATATCAAATCGATCCAATACCCGCAAATTCTGATACCGAATCGAATAGTATCAAAGACGTAGATATCAAAAGTATCGATATCTGTTTGATACTTTACAAAAGTATTGATACCTGTTCGATACTTTACAACGGTACTGATATTCGTTCGAGACAATTTATGAGAATTTCAATATCTGTTTCATATCTTTCGAAATGTCCAATATCCATTTGAAAATTCACTGAAACATTTATATTTctcagatattaaaaattattaaaataatgatagcaataatattaaactaaagTTCTCATTTTCATCTTTAAACTATACAAATAATTCAGATTACAATTTGTATCGAATTAGAATTGCTTAACTATCAATAAGTTATTGTTTTAATAActtttaatatcaaataaatattgatGTTTTAATGAAATATCAAATAGAAATTGAAACATCTTGAAAGATGTGAAACGGATATTTTTTTTTCTGAAATTCTCATAGAAGTCTCAAACGGATATCGATACTTTTGTAAGGTATCAAACAAGTATCGATACTTCCTATTGAGTACTTTGGTATCGAATTGATTGAATATCATCAACGGTAACAGTATCGGACCGATTACGTACTACCCATGAGACAAATCTGGCTCTTTCCCACTTTTGCGGCTCTCCGTGGCTCGTCCCGACTACGTATCTTCAACGTCCCTCACACTCACGCGAGAAACACACTCGCGAGAAACGATATGACATTGTTTCTTCTGTGCTCCACACGGGGCTGCTCATGCGTGTGTAGTGATGTGCATGGAGTAACAGTAGTGGAGCTTGTAGCTCGCAGTCGAAATGACTCGTTCATGCTTCACGTAAATTATAGagaaatatatagggtgtccctgAAAGGAAACCTGAAAGCGGCCACCCGGTGATTTCTTatgaaaaaacatgaaaaatatatacaatatctttttttgttTGGAACTTAGTTTctgagaaaatcgagtttgaatatttaaacatgagttttctattttttaagCAATTTTTTAAGCATTCTAAGcaaaaacaaaaataagaaaaaagcattctagttatggtctagcagactagtctctctatcatcCGAAAAAATTCGAGTCGTTTAGTCTAatcctaaaaaagttattgcattttaaaagttgTTCGTACATTAATGGTAATACAGTGACTGCGAGCGGTGACCCGCTGTGTAATCCAGAGCGTCTTTCTGGCCTTTTATTAGCAAGTTTCACATTAagtatctcaaaaactataaatCGACTGTATAAGCAATTCCCAACTTCGTGCAATCAATGCAGCGACGATTGCAAGCTGTAATTCAAGCGAAAGGTAATCCTACGAAGTATTAATAGTCTTTaaattcgtattattattaagtgTACGAAGACTTTTGTGGCCCGATATTTGtaccatataataaatatactgtATTTGCTTAAAGAGAAAAGGTTCGTTTTTATTTATTCCTATATACAGTTTTGAAGACTGTTGTGAAGAAACTGTTTTGTAAAGAAATGTTCTTTAAGTGTAAACATATTTAACGTAAACATATTCCAAAAGAAcgttaaataaaattgaattgaacaaattttgttctggtgtacgaacacttttgtgggcatcTGTACTTGCTACATATAATGAATAGGTATGTATGGTCTAAtgcatgtcgtgtttggtatcattttaattggaaaaatctgaccaatatatttaaacaattctcatgtataaaaaattagaaataaaaaagttaagccatcgtttttattctagcattacgaTGTATTCATAGTAATGTATAGTCTGCCTTTCCAAGTAGTTTCGTTCGACCCGAgtttctttctctcgttctctctttctctctctctctctctctctctctctccccctctctctctctctcatgagGTTTTGGCAAATATAAAGGGGAGCTGTTAAGCTCGAAGTACCACAACTTCGATTTTGGGACTGATTCTTTACAATTCGGGTCCGGCGACAGTTGAACAGAAATCGCTGTATAACCTAAATTTCTACATACAGTGcctcgcattaatattcagacacgatattgttagaagaatgattgctcctttttattgtttatgatagtattattgaatcaattgttttctcatataataaagtacttcttaaagtaagtagaaccatcaattttgtttatttattgcacatgttcttttgtataataagcgataaacaagattgtgacaaaatttaatgtcgcaaaaatattcggacagtgaattaattacattaattttatataaaatgaaaatctttttaatcatgttatcataatatttaacaattgtccaatt
This window of the Megalopta genalis isolate 19385.01 unplaced genomic scaffold, iyMegGena1_principal scaffold0026, whole genome shotgun sequence genome carries:
- the LOC117221838 gene encoding uncharacterized protein LOC117221838 isoform X1, whose protein sequence is MGKVQRKKTKGREQKISNEIKKRKNVRLCYPKENVALALQEIHGGSSIAQISQKYNIPESTLRAKKLGLYADKKPGPATVLNTKEEKDLVDWILECSKRGFPVIRSQLIDSVQMICQNMKKKNQFRDNKPGRSWYDSFLKRHEEIAVIMTENVSLNRAKVSEHSLRNWFQNVSNYLREQNLLSIEANRIFSSDEIGLALSPKPPILNAPKECKNVYNIVNNNEKENITVLVTSNAAGDLAPTFVLFNEKSLPNNAAEMTPSNFAFGFSDSGCIHAKNFYEFITNVFEPWLTEKRIKRPIILYINSNLSHMTLHLSKFCSENEIVLIALHPNTTNLLQPLKIDLSKILKAQWQKTYKLHCKDSLSIGIRKYLFAPLLNKTLNCINIKTIMQNGFKKCGLYPFDVEAIDFSKLFTRMEINCSSHTPENGSESVHNNINSLKVLESLLTIHQLQSFRLNTSTIWKGMPRDESLFEIWYKLSHPDKNKSG
- the LOC117221838 gene encoding uncharacterized protein LOC117221838 isoform X2, with amino-acid sequence MGKVQRKKTKGREQKISNEIKKRKNKYNIPESTLRAKKLGLYADKKPGPATVLNTKEEKDLVDWILECSKRGFPVIRSQLIDSVQMICQNMKKKNQFRDNKPGRSWYDSFLKRHEEIAVIMTENVSLNRAKVSEHSLRNWFQNVSNYLREQNLLSIEANRIFSSDEIGLALSPKPPILNAPKECKNVYNIVNNNEKENITVLVTSNAAGDLAPTFVLFNEKSLPNNAAEMTPSNFAFGFSDSGCIHAKNFYEFITNVFEPWLTEKRIKRPIILYINSNLSHMTLHLSKFCSENEIVLIALHPNTTNLLQPLKIDLSKILKAQWQKTYKLHCKDSLSIGIRKYLFAPLLNKTLNCINIKTIMQNGFKKCGLYPFDVEAIDFSKLFTRMEINCSSHTPENGSESVHNNINSLKVLESLLTIHQLQSFRLNTSTIWKGMPRDESLFEIWYKLSHPDKNKSG